The segment AACTGCCCCCGCGCCCGCCCTCCACCGGCTACGAGCGGCCCCCGCGCGACTTCCAGACCTACGTCCCTGACTACGCCGTGGGCAGGTCGGATGTTTGAGGACCGTTCGGCCCCTGCCAGGCGGGGCCCCGGGCACGAACGACGTGGTCCTTGCCCGCCGGGTCAGCCTGCGCGGTGCGGGACGATGATGAGCGGGCACCGGGCGTGGTGCAGGGCGCCCTGGCTGACCGAGCCGAGCAGCAGGCCGGGGAACCCTCCCAGGCCGCGGCTGCCCACCACCAGGCCCAGCGCGTTTTTCGCGGCGTCGGTGAGGACCTTCACAGGATGTCCCCGGATGATCTCGCGCCGGAGTTCCACCTGCGGGTACTTGTCCGTCCATCCCGCAGTGGACTCCGCCAGCGGCCGCCGTACTTCCTGCTCCATCACGTCCATGGGGACGCTGCTGGGGAACGGCGGCTGCCACGCCGACACCGCGATCAGACGCGCACCGCGGAACGCGGCCTCCTCGAAGGCGAACCTCACCGCCTCCGTTGACACGGCCGAACCGTCGACGCCCACCACCAGATGCGGCGGCTCGTGCGTGACGTGCTCCGGCTCCCGGACCACGACGACCGGGCAGGGCGCGTGCGCGACCAGCGGCAGGCCCACGCTCTCGCGGCTGAACAGGTCCCGTGCGACGCCATGGTGCCGTGACCCGATCACCACCATGGAACTGCCCGATGACCGCGCCCGCAGCACGTCCGCAGGTGAGCCGTCGGCGAGTTCGGCGACCACCGTGAGCTCTGGATGCCGGTGAACGGCGAAGTCCCGCGCCTCCTGGAGCACTGGGGCGTACACCGCACGGATCGCAGGGCCCCACGTCGTCCACAGCGAGGCCAACTGCGCAGATCCGTTGGCCAGATCGGGCGCATCGACGGCGATCACCAGGTGCAGCGGCAGGCGCCGGCGCGCCGCCTCGTCCGCTGCCCATGCCAGGGCGAGCCTGGCGGAGGGCGTGGCGTCCAGCCCGACGACGACCGCCCCGCGCTCAACTGACGTCTTCATGTCTGCTCCTCCTCGTTTCCGGGTGCGGGCCGCGCGCGGCCCGTCGGCCGTTTCGATCGGGTGGATCACTCGCCCGGGATCTCGGGCACACTCAGCGGACTGCGGGCTTCATCCATGCCGGCGAGCTGAGCGATCATGTCCCGGTACTCCCCTCGTTCCAGGACGCCCGCGAGCCGGCCGGCGACGATCAGCTGCTCGGCTTCCTCCGCGGTGAGGCCACCGCGCACAGTGCCCACGACCCGCCCCGCGGGTGCCTTCCGCGACGGCCGGCGAGCCGGTGGCTTACGGGACCGCCGCGCCCGGGCAAGCAGGCCCCGCGAGCACCAGGGAAGCACGAAGAGGACCAGGAAGATCACGATGACGGTCACGGCGACCACCTCCCGCCGGAATCGGCGTACCTTCCCAGCGTCCCTCCCCGGCCGCCGGCGCGCGCGGGCCGGACGTCCCCGGTGGGGGCGGCCGGATGGGGCCGGCCGTGGAAGAGTGGAAGTACAGGCTCGGGGTCTGCGGCGTGTCCGCGGCATCCGGCGAGGCGAAGGAGGGCGCGATGAGTCTGCCGGTGGTAGCGGGGATCGACGGCTCCGCACGCAGCCTGGCGGCGGCCGACTGGGCTGCCCGGGAAGCGGCGCTCCGCCGGGCGACGCTGCGGCTCGTGCACGCCACACCGACAGCGCCGGGCCTGGTCGTACCGGTGATTGCCGCGGACGTGTGGCGGCAAGTCGGCGAAGAAGTGATGCAACACGCGGTCGTCAGCCTCGGTGAGCGCTACCCGGACCTCGTCGTACGGGGCGAGCAGTTGTCCGGGCGTCCGGCCGAGACCCTGCTGTCGGCCGCGGCGAACGCCGGGCTGCTGGTCGTCGGAGCCCGGGGTTCGGGTGGTTTCGACGGCCTCGCGATGGGGTCGGTGGCGCTGCGGGCCGCGGCAGCCGCCGCCTGTCCCGTGGTGGTGGTCCCGGAGCAGCCGGTGGATGCCGGTGGCGAGGCGGAGGCCCCGGCGGCGGGCGGCTGGGCGCGCGTGGTGACGGGACTCGACGCGCACGCACCGGTGGACGGGACCGCGGACTTCGCTTTCACCGCCGCCCGGGCGCACGACGCGCCTGTGCGGGTGGTGCACGCGTGGGCCCTTCCCGCCACCTCGGTGTCCCCGTGGATGCTGGACGTCACCGAGGAGGACCGCGCCACCTGGGAGGACCAGGAGGTCCTGCTGCTGTCCGATGCCCTGCGGGAGTGGCGGGAGAAGTACCCCGAAGTCGCCGTGCAGCCCGATGCCCGGCTGCTCCATCCGGCGCTGGCACTGGTGACCGCGTCCTCGGGTGCGGACCTGCTGGTCATCGGGCGGCGCACCGAGCCACGGGCACCCGAAGGGAGGCTGGGGCCGGTCGCCCACGCGGTGCTGCACCACGCCCGTTGCCCGGTGGCGATCGTGCCGCACGTCGGCTGACCGCGACCGGCACGGGAGACCCGGTCCGTCAGCCGAAGAAGACCTCGAACTCGTCGTAGAGCGAGGGATCGACCGTCTTGGTCCCGGCAGTGGCATCGGCAAGGGGAATGCGGACGATGTCCGTGCCGCGCAGGGCCACCATCGTGCCGAAGGCCCCGTCCTTGACCGCGTCGACCGCGTGCAGACCGAAGCGTGTCGCGAGCCACCGGTCGTACGCGCTCGGCGTGCCGCCCCGCTGGACGTGGCCCAGGACCGTGGTCCGGGCATCCTCCCCGGTGCGCTCGGTGATCTCCCGGGCCAGCCACTCGCCGATGCCGGACAGCCGCACGTGCCCGAACTCGTCGACCGTCCGGTCCTTGAGGACCATCCGGCCCTCCTTGGGCACGGCGCCCTCAGCGACGACGACGATCGGCGCATAGTGGATCTTGAAGCGGCCCTCCACCCAGCCGCAGACCTGCTCGATGTCGAACGGCCGCTCCGGAATGAGGATCGCGTTGGCGCCGCCCGCGACGCCGGCGTGCAGGGCGATCCAGCCGGCGTGCCGCCCCATCACCTCGACCACCAGGGCGCGCATGTGCGACTCGGCGGTGGTGTGCAGCCTGTCGATCGCCTCGGTGGCGATGCCGACGGCGGTGTCGAAGCCGAAGGTGTAGTCCGTCCCGGCCACGTCGTTGTCGATGGTCTTCGGCACGCCCACCACCTTGATGCCCCGGCGGCTCAGCTCGGCGGCGACGCCGAGCGTGTCCTCGCCGCCGATCACGATGAGCGCGTCGACGCGGTGCGCGGTGAGGGTGTCCCGCAACCGGCCTTCCCCGTCCTCCTTCTTGAGCGGGTTGGTACGGGAGGAGCCCAGGATGGTGCCTCCCCGGGGAAGGATTCCTCGTACGGCGGGGATGTCCAGCGGGACGACCCTGTTCTCGATCGCGCCGAGCCAGCCGTCGCGCAAGCCGATGAATTCGTACCCGTACTCCTGGACGCCCTTGCGCACCACGCTGCGGATCACAGCATTGAGCCCGGGGCAGTCACCGCCGCCGGTCAGCACACCCACCCTCATGACTTCTCCTTCCTGCCTGCCCGCCCGCGCCGCCCCGCGGGCATCGCCGGTGACCGCGGGGCCCGATGTGCCCCCTGTCTCCAGCCTCCACCCATCCGATCGGCAGTGCCCACTCAGCTGATCCTGAAAGCGGTCAAGGCGGCAGCCGGGCGGGAGTCCGGCGCGCACCCGTGACTCACCCGGGCAGCTGACCGACGGCGGGCTGTGCGGCGTCGGCCAGGGTGTGCTGCCGGAGCAGTCGCATCAGGTCGTGTGGGGTGACGATCCCCACGAGGCGCCCGCCGTCGACGACCAGGATCCGCACTCCGGCCTGCGTGTGGACCCGGTCGAGGACGTCGTTGAGGAATTCGTCGGGGGCGGCGAGGGTGAGTTGTGACAGCGGCGTCGCCAGGTCGCCTATCCGGACCGACGCCCGGCTGCCGGCCGGCACGGTGGCGATCCGGCGCATCTGGACGATGCCGCTGGGGCGGCCGTCCAGGTCGAGCAGCGGTATCGCCGAGTGCCGGGCGCGCACCGCGACCTCGGTGATGAAGCGCTCCACGGTCAGCCAGTCGGGGGCGGTGGCCACCGGGCTGGACATGGCCTCGGCCACCCGCACTCCGCGCAGGGCTGTGGTGAGGACGGCGTGCTGCCGCTCGGCGCCGGCGGTGAGCGTGATGAACAGGCCGATGAAGGCCAGCCACAGACCGCCGGTCGCCCCGTTGAGCAGGGACAGCCAGCCGAAGGCGATCAGAGCAATCCCGATGACCTGTCCGCCCCGGTCGGCGGCCAGCTCGGCGCGGTCGCGTTCCCCGGTACGCCACCACAGGGCCGCGTGCACCACCCGGCCCCCGTCCAGCGGCACGGCGGGCAGCAGGTTGAACACTCCGAGCAGCAGGTTGGCCCAGCCGAGCCAGACCAGGAGGGCGGCGGGCACCGCCCAGCCGGGGGCAGTGTTCAGGCCGGCCCCCGCCGCGAGTGCGACGCCGCCGATGAGCAGGCTGGTCACGGGTCCGCTGGCCGCCACCGCGAGCGCGACGGGGGCAGTGCCGGGCTTCCCCATGCGGGTCATTCCGCCCATGGCCCACAGGGTCACGTCCTCCACCGGGACACCGTTCCTGCGGGCGATGGAGGCGTGCGCCGCCTCGTGCAGCAGCAGGCTCGCCAGCAGGAGCACGGACCCGGCCAGGCTGATGAACGTATAAAGGGCGGCCGACCTGCCGGGAAGCCACGCGGGCAGCGTCTCGTGCCCCAGCCCGTATCCGATGAGGATCACCAGCAGCGGCACACTCCAGTGCATGCGCAGTGGCACCCCGAATATCCGTCCGATCCGGAACGAGCCGTTCATCGGTGCCACCGCCCTTGGTCAGATCGCCGTGAGATGGTCGGAGACCTTGACCACGTCGTCGATCTCCTCGCGGATCTTCGCGTCGTCGCGCACCAGGTCGATCCGGCCACCGGCGTGCCCGAACGGACCGTGATCGCCGGGGAGGTCATCAGGGTGGACGCGCTCTCCCCGTGGCTCTTGTCGTACAAGTGGTGCTCCCGGATCCTGCGGATCGGACCGGGGCGTGGGGTTGCCGCGTGCACGGCTGCCCTGGCCAGAAGGTCGGACTCCGACACCACGCCGATCACCTGGTCGTCGGCGTCGACCACGGGCACCGCGCTGAGGTGCTCCCGGGACAGCTTCCGGACGATCTCCAGGAAGGGCATGTCACCCGGCGCCGAGACGGCCGGCACGCTCATCACGTCGCGCACGTGCGGGGCGACCGCGGCCGGTCTGCCCTGACGGCGGGGCGGCGGCTCCTTCGGGCGGTGCGGCTCTTGACCCGCCTGTGCCGAGGAAACGGCGGCTACGGCACCGAGATAGCGTCGCAGCATGTCCTGGCGGTGCTCTTCGTCGGGCCTCCAGCCAGGTTCGGGCAGGACACCTCGTGCTTCCCGTCCCGCGGAGTGACGTTCGAAGCCGCTCACTGCAACCTCCCTGGGAGCGCACGGCGGATCCCCTACGGGACCAGTCTCGCGCCGCCGGAAGGGACGAGCGCAGGGCCGGTCGGCCCCGGGTGGGGGACGGGTGGCCCAACTCCACGAGACGCGTCGCTTCCTGGCGCGGACACTGGATCGGGACCGACGCGACCTACCCTGGTTCACGCCGAGGCCGCCCCTGGTGGGTCTACTCGGGCCCGTGCTCGAAGTGATGGATGTGGGCGTCGGGCCCGGGGAACACGAGCGTCACGTGGTCCGTATCCGACCAGCGCACGTCGTAGGGAGGTGTTCCGTCCTCGTGGTGGAGTCCGACGATCTCGCCGTCGCGCCTGGCAGCGCCGGTGGTCGGACTTTCGACGACGAGTTGATCGCCGAGGTGAGCTCGCATGGTCATCACCGTTCCTCGAAAACGTCTGACCCCAACGTGTCACGCACGGCGTGCCTGCCGCAGGGGTCGACAAGCCTTATCCCGCGAGCCGACCGGCCCCAAGGGAGCCGGTCGGCTCGCGCAGCCCGTCCCGCATCACCGTCTCCAGCAACGGTATGGCCCCGTCACGGAGTCCAGAAACGGGGCGCCGGCCGAGACTCCGACCGCTCCTCCACGGAGCCGGACCGAGGAGGCTTGCGACGATGCGGCCGACGGGCCGCATCGCCCCGGCAGACGGGACCGACCGGCCCTGTGCAGATCGGCGTCACACGGGGAGCGTGTGAAACACCCCGCACCGGCTTTGAGAAGGAGTGAGGATCATGCTGCAGCATCGCACCGTCCAGGATCTGATGACCCATGGCGTCGTGCACGCACGCCCGGACACCCCGTTCAAGGCGGTCGCGGCGATGCTCAGCCACAACGACATCACGGCCGTCCCCGTCGTCGACGACCGGAACTGCCCGATCGGCGTGGTCTCCGAGGCCGACCTGCTCCGGCACGAGGCCGTCCTGCCGGACCCCGAGGGACATGCCCCGGCGCTGCGGCTGCGCCCGAGCGACCGCGGCCGCGCCGAGGCCGACACCGCAGGCGGCCTGATGAGCACGCCGGCGATCACCGCCCGTCCGCAGTGGAGCATCGTGGAAGCGGCCCGGGAGATGGACCGCCACAAGGTCAAGCGGCTGCCCGTGGTGGACGAGACCGGACAGCTCGTCGGCATCGTCAGCCGCAGCGATCTGCTGCGGGTCTTCCTCCGGCAGGACACCGCGATCGGGGAGGAGATCACCCGCGAGGTCCTGTACCGCACTCTGCAGGTGGGGCCCGGCGCGGTCGACGTCACCGTGGCCGATGGAGTGGTCACCCTGCGCGGCAGGGTCGGGAGCAAGAGCATGGTCCCCATCGCGGTACGGCTGTGCCGCGCGGTCGACGGAGTGGTGACCGTGCACCAAGAGCTGGAATTCGACGCGGACGACAGCGAGGCGGGGGCAGCGGAGAAGCCGAACGCGGCCGGCGTCATCGGATACACCCGGCGTCACTGACCCCGCCTGACCCGCCTGACCCCGTCCCCGGCTGCTCCCGACGAGCGGGGAGGTGGCGTGGACCCACATCCTGGGAGAGGCCGCGCGAGAGGAGCCCGACGGAACGGCAGGTGCCCATGAGTTCCCAGACCCGGATAGTGGTGATCGGCGTCGGCAACGACTTCCGGCGCGACGACGGCGTGGGCTGGGCGGTGGTGTCCTGGCTCAGGGAACGGGCGGAGCGCAGGCCGCTGCCGAAAGGTATGGAGCTGGCGGTGAGTGACGGCGACCCCGGCCGGCTGATCGGTCTGTGGGAGGGCGCGGATCTCGCCGTCGTGGTGGACGCCGCCCATGCTCATCCCGGGCTGCCGGGGCGGGTGCACCGGATCGAGCTGGAGAGCGACGAGCTGGGGCAGTCCGGGCAGACCAGCTCCCACGGGCTGGGCCTGGGCGAGGCCGTCGAGCTTTCCCGCGCGCTGGGCCGGCTGCCGGCGCGTCTTGTGGTGTTCGCGGTGGAGGGGCAGGACCACACGTTCGGCACCGGTCTCACGGAGCCCGTGGCGGAGGCGGTGGAACCGTTGGCGCAGCGGATCGAGCAGGAGATCCTCAGGCGCCGCGCTGCCGCCCCCCGCCTGCCCGAGCGCCGGTAGGAGTGACGCGGTGACGCATGCGACGAAGGTGGCCGCGGCCGGTGGCCACGGGGCTCGGTCCGGGCGGCTGGGTGCGCAACGTCGACGGCCACGTCATGGTGGCCGTCGCAGGCCGTCGCAGGCCGACACGGTGGAGGGCGAGGTGGGCCAACCGTTGCCAGAAGCGGGCTGAGGACCATTCGGCCCCGGCCGGAGAGCCTGAGCGCGTGGGTGCTTTGAAGATGAGTACCGAGCGCAGCCAATGACGTCACACGGAACACGGAAGGCAAAGCCATGACGGACTCGGGTGGCCCGGCCGGAGTGGTCATCGGCAAGGAGGGTCTGGAGGCGCTGGTCGGCCTGCTCGTCGAGCGCGGGCGCATGGTCATCGGCCCCACGGCGCGCGACGGCGCGATCGTGCTGGCCGAGCTGACGTCCGCCGAGCAGCTCCCGTACGGCTGGGGCGTCGAGCTGGAGGCCGGGTACTACCGTCTGCGCCCGCGCGAGGACGGGATGGCGTTCGCGCACAGCGCGGGACCGCAGTCCTGGAAGACGTATCTGCACCCACAGCGGGTGCGGCAGTGGAGCGCGGAGCGCGGGCCCGGCGGCGAGCTGACGGTGAATGAGGACCGCGGTCCCGCTCCGTCGTACGCGTTCCTCGGGGTGCGGCCCTGCGACCTGCGGGCGATCGCGATCCAGGACCGGGTCCTGACGGGCGGGAAGTACGCCGATCCCGCCTACCGCGACCGCCGCGACGGCGCCTTCCTGGTGGTGGTGGAGTGCACCGAGCCCGGTGCGACCTGCTTCTGCGTGTCCATGGGCACCGGACCGGGCCTCGCCGAGGGCGCCGACGCGGGATACGACCTGGCGCTGACCGAGGTCCTCGACGGCGCGGGCCACCGCTTCTGGGCGCGCGCGGGCAGCGCCGAGGGAGCCGAGGTGCTGTCCCTGCTGCCGAGGCAGGCGGGCGACGACACGGATACGGCCGAAGCGACGGCCGAAGCCACGGCCACGGCGGCACAGGAAAGCGTGGCGGCCGCCGCCGGACGGATGGGACGCTCGATGCCTCCGGTCAGCCTGCAGCAGCTGATGGCCGGCTCGCTGGACGCGCAGCGCTGGGACGATGTCGCCGCACGCTGTCTGACCTGCGGCAACTGCACCATGGCCTGCCCCACATGCTTCTGCACCACCACCGAGGACGTCACCGACCTCACCGGCGACCACGCCGAACGCTGGAGCACCTGGGACTCCTGCTTCGACCTCGACTTCTCGCTTCTGCACGGTGGCCCGGTCCGTGAGTCCGGACGCAGCCGCTACCGGCAGTGGCTGACCCACAAACTCGGCACCTGGTACGACCAGTTCGGCTCGTCGGGCTGCGTCGGCTGCGGCCGCTGCATCGTGTGGTGCCCGGTCGGCATCGACATCACCGAGGAGGCGGCCGCGCTCCATGCGGAGACCTGGCCCGCGCCCGAGGGCCCTGAGAGCGGGGCGCGGCCATGACCACCACGGCGCATCTCCTTGACGCCCTGCCCGCCGAGAACCGGGAGCGGCTGCTGAGGCTGGGACACGAGGTGGTCTTCCCCGCCGGCGCCCTGATCTTCGATGAGGGCGGCAGGGCGGACCGCTTCTGGATCATCAGCGCCGGATCGGTCGCGCTCAACCTCCACGTCCCGGGCCGCCGCCCGCCCACGGTCGAGACCCTCGGTCCCGGCGACCTGCTCGGCTGGTCGTGGCTGTTCCCGCCGTACGTGTGGCACCTGGGAGCCGAGACCCGCGGCCCGGTGCGCGCCGACGAGTTCGATGCGGCGACGGTGCGCGTCCTGTGCGGGGAGGACCCCGCTCTCGGGTACGCGCTGACACACGCCGTGGCCGGGATCATCGCCCACCGGCTCAAGGCCACCCGTATGCGCCTGCTCGACCTCTACGGTCCCTACGGAAGCGGGCCGACGACATGACGGTTCCTCTGCCCTATCAGGTGGTGCGCCGGGACAGCGAGACGGCGGACACCGCGACCGTCGCCCTGCGGCCGGTCGGGGCGGTGCTGCCGCCGTTCCGGCCAGGCCAGTTCGCG is part of the Streptomyces sp. NBC_01262 genome and harbors:
- a CDS encoding universal stress protein, which produces MKTSVERGAVVVGLDATPSARLALAWAADEAARRRLPLHLVIAVDAPDLANGSAQLASLWTTWGPAIRAVYAPVLQEARDFAVHRHPELTVVAELADGSPADVLRARSSGSSMVVIGSRHHGVARDLFSRESVGLPLVAHAPCPVVVVREPEHVTHEPPHLVVGVDGSAVSTEAVRFAFEEAAFRGARLIAVSAWQPPFPSSVPMDVMEQEVRRPLAESTAGWTDKYPQVELRREIIRGHPVKVLTDAAKNALGLVVGSRGLGGFPGLLLGSVSQGALHHARCPLIIVPHRAG
- a CDS encoding universal stress protein, producing the protein MSLPVVAGIDGSARSLAAADWAAREAALRRATLRLVHATPTAPGLVVPVIAADVWRQVGEEVMQHAVVSLGERYPDLVVRGEQLSGRPAETLLSAAANAGLLVVGARGSGGFDGLAMGSVALRAAAAAACPVVVVPEQPVDAGGEAEAPAAGGWARVVTGLDAHAPVDGTADFAFTAARAHDAPVRVVHAWALPATSVSPWMLDVTEEDRATWEDQEVLLLSDALREWREKYPEVAVQPDARLLHPALALVTASSGADLLVIGRRTEPRAPEGRLGPVAHAVLHHARCPVAIVPHVG
- a CDS encoding 6-phosphofructokinase, with product MRVGVLTGGGDCPGLNAVIRSVVRKGVQEYGYEFIGLRDGWLGAIENRVVPLDIPAVRGILPRGGTILGSSRTNPLKKEDGEGRLRDTLTAHRVDALIVIGGEDTLGVAAELSRRGIKVVGVPKTIDNDVAGTDYTFGFDTAVGIATEAIDRLHTTAESHMRALVVEVMGRHAGWIALHAGVAGGANAILIPERPFDIEQVCGWVEGRFKIHYAPIVVVAEGAVPKEGRMVLKDRTVDEFGHVRLSGIGEWLAREITERTGEDARTTVLGHVQRGGTPSAYDRWLATRFGLHAVDAVKDGAFGTMVALRGTDIVRIPLADATAGTKTVDPSLYDEFEVFFG
- a CDS encoding site-2 protease family protein yields the protein MNGSFRIGRIFGVPLRMHWSVPLLVILIGYGLGHETLPAWLPGRSAALYTFISLAGSVLLLASLLLHEAAHASIARRNGVPVEDVTLWAMGGMTRMGKPGTAPVALAVAASGPVTSLLIGGVALAAGAGLNTAPGWAVPAALLVWLGWANLLLGVFNLLPAVPLDGGRVVHAALWWRTGERDRAELAADRGGQVIGIALIAFGWLSLLNGATGGLWLAFIGLFITLTAGAERQHAVLTTALRGVRVAEAMSSPVATAPDWLTVERFITEVAVRARHSAIPLLDLDGRPSGIVQMRRIATVPAGSRASVRIGDLATPLSQLTLAAPDEFLNDVLDRVHTQAGVRILVVDGGRLVGIVTPHDLMRLLRQHTLADAAQPAVGQLPG
- a CDS encoding CBS domain-containing protein produces the protein MLRRYLGAVAAVSSAQAGQEPHRPKEPPPRRQGRPAAVAPHVRDVMSVPAVSAPGDMPFLEIVRKLSREHLSAVPVVDADDQVIGVVSESDLLARAAVHAATPRPGPIRRIREHHLYDKSHGESASTLMTSPAITVRSGTPVAGSTWCATTRRSARRSTTWSRSPTISRRSDQGRWHR
- a CDS encoding CBS domain-containing protein, with the translated sequence MQHRTVQDLMTHGVVHARPDTPFKAVAAMLSHNDITAVPVVDDRNCPIGVVSEADLLRHEAVLPDPEGHAPALRLRPSDRGRAEADTAGGLMSTPAITARPQWSIVEAAREMDRHKVKRLPVVDETGQLVGIVSRSDLLRVFLRQDTAIGEEITREVLYRTLQVGPGAVDVTVADGVVTLRGRVGSKSMVPIAVRLCRAVDGVVTVHQELEFDADDSEAGAAEKPNAAGVIGYTRRH
- a CDS encoding hydrogenase maturation protease, giving the protein MSSQTRIVVIGVGNDFRRDDGVGWAVVSWLRERAERRPLPKGMELAVSDGDPGRLIGLWEGADLAVVVDAAHAHPGLPGRVHRIELESDELGQSGQTSSHGLGLGEAVELSRALGRLPARLVVFAVEGQDHTFGTGLTEPVAEAVEPLAQRIEQEILRRRAAAPRLPERR
- a CDS encoding 4Fe-4S dicluster domain-containing protein; translation: MTDSGGPAGVVIGKEGLEALVGLLVERGRMVIGPTARDGAIVLAELTSAEQLPYGWGVELEAGYYRLRPREDGMAFAHSAGPQSWKTYLHPQRVRQWSAERGPGGELTVNEDRGPAPSYAFLGVRPCDLRAIAIQDRVLTGGKYADPAYRDRRDGAFLVVVECTEPGATCFCVSMGTGPGLAEGADAGYDLALTEVLDGAGHRFWARAGSAEGAEVLSLLPRQAGDDTDTAEATAEATATAAQESVAAAAGRMGRSMPPVSLQQLMAGSLDAQRWDDVAARCLTCGNCTMACPTCFCTTTEDVTDLTGDHAERWSTWDSCFDLDFSLLHGGPVRESGRSRYRQWLTHKLGTWYDQFGSSGCVGCGRCIVWCPVGIDITEEAAALHAETWPAPEGPESGARP
- a CDS encoding cyclic nucleotide-binding domain-containing protein gives rise to the protein MTTTAHLLDALPAENRERLLRLGHEVVFPAGALIFDEGGRADRFWIISAGSVALNLHVPGRRPPTVETLGPGDLLGWSWLFPPYVWHLGAETRGPVRADEFDAATVRVLCGEDPALGYALTHAVAGIIAHRLKATRMRLLDLYGPYGSGPTT